Proteins co-encoded in one Papaver somniferum cultivar HN1 chromosome 5, ASM357369v1, whole genome shotgun sequence genomic window:
- the LOC113278324 gene encoding uncharacterized protein LOC113278324 — protein sequence MSSLKTTQLVVALSLLCLVFLGFSKSVEAAARPITDVAGAVANDTPRCILTRGPCADDDDCDQRCSLGGLCLRSRAASSNREDKIDVNRYKVPPELEGCCCWEP from the exons ATGTCCAGTTTGAAGACTACTCAGCTAGTTGTGGCTCTCAGCTTATTATGCTTGGTTTTTCTGGGTTTTTCGAAGTCTGTCGAGGCAGCTGCAAGACCAATTACTG ATGTTGCAGGAGCAGTAGCAAATGATACACCACGATGTATCCTCACCAGAGGTCCTTGCGCTGATGATGATGACTGTGATCAGAGATGTTCATTAGGAGGCCTTTGTTTGCGTAGTCGTGCTGCTTCATCAAATCGCGAGGATAAGATTGATGTTAACCGATACAAAGTTCCACCTGAGCTAgaaggttgttgttgttgggaACCCTAG
- the LOC113280299 gene encoding factor of DNA methylation 1-like: MTFESVYNSFGRGKRHYREDQFGLGGMYGWVAREDDYYSDCVLGKNLRKSDLKSMNDVQAEYVRKNEQLVTNLVHLIDEKNDNLERVKLELNETSYSLKNLAERNAPINSNLEIAELESKLNILRITEEQKRVKEARLRERIEEEKKLDAKDKLELEVEMLRGKLKALTYMADLESKKKLQELTKDLKEETQHLEALNQTLTVKEREINDELQDARKELIKELKELGSRAPVRVKRMGEIDLKPFQDACKKKYTADEAEVQASIPCTDWQNEIKDPNWFPFVNVKVRDDVYETKIDEEDEKLSRSRNEMGDEVFKAVATALLELNEYNGSARYVVSELWNFKEGRKATLKEDVAFSILAADYVFSFDIVLKHGCCGGGFNLYWRLSADSGHVSLIFLLRS; the protein is encoded by the exons ATGACTTTTGAGAGTGTTTATAATAGCTTTGGGCGTGGGAAAAGACATTATCGTGAGGATCAATTTGGGCTGGGAGGTATGTACGGATGGGTTGCGAGGGAGGATGATTATTATTCTGATTGTGTTCTTGGGAAAAACTTGAGGAAAAGTGATTTGAAATCAATGAATGATGTTCAAGCTGAATATGTACGGAAGAACGAACAACTTGTGACAAATTTAGTTCATTTGATTGATGAGAAGAATGACAACTTGGAACGAGTTAAGCTCGAATTGAATGAGACCAGCTACTCTCTCAAGAACTTGGCGGAGAGA AATGCGCCGATAAACAGTAACCTTGAAATAGCTGAATTGGAGTCTAAATTAAATATATTAAGGATTACTGAAGAGCAAAAG AGAGTGAAAGAGGCACGCCTCAGAGAAAGAATTGAAGAGGAGAAGAAATTGGATGCCAAAGATAAACTGGAATTAGAGgttgaaatgttgagagggaaattGAAAGCCTTGACGTACATGGCAGACTTGGAGTCGAAGAAGAAGTTACAAGAATTAACCAAAGATCTAAAAGAAGAAACACAACATCTTGAAGCCCTTAACCAGACTCTTACTGTCAAGGAACGAGAAATCAATGACGAGCTGCAGGACGCTCGAAAAGAACTAATTAAG GAACTGAAAGAATTAGGGAGTCGTGCTCCGGTCCGAGTTAAGAGAATGGGGGAAATTGATCTTAAACCTTTCCAGGATGCATGCAAGAAAAAGTATACCGCTGATGAAGCAGAGGTTCAGGCTTCTATACCGTGCACTGATTGGCAAAATGAAATTAAAGACCCAAATTGGTTTCCTTTTGTAAATGTCAAGGTTCGGGATGATGTATATGAG ACGAAGATAGATGAGGAGGATGAAAAATTGAGTCGCTCGAGGAATGAGATGGGTGACGAGGTATTCAAAGCTGTTGCAACTGCTTTATTGGAGTTAAATGAGTATAATGGGAGTGCGAGGTACGTAGTCTCAGAATTATGGAACTTCAAAGAAGGTAGAAAGGCGACTTTGAAGGAGG ACGTTGCTTTCTCTATATTAGCAGCTGATTatgtcttctcttttgatattgtTCTTAAACatggttgttgtggtggtggttttAATCTATATTGGAGATTATCTGCAGATTCTGGTCATGTTTCTCTAATTTTCTTATTAAGAAGCTAA